In Chelonoidis abingdonii isolate Lonesome George chromosome 15, CheloAbing_2.0, whole genome shotgun sequence, the following are encoded in one genomic region:
- the HHEX gene encoding hematopoietically-expressed homeobox protein HHEX: MQYQHPAAAPAAAAMGVSVPLYAPTPLLQPVHPTPFYIEDILGRGAGAPPAPHPLPSPAPPTLPSPNSSFTSLVSTYRTPIYEPTPIHPAFSHHPALAATYGGSTYAGPLYPFPRTVNDYTHALIRHDPLGKPLLWSPFIQRPLHKRKGGQVRFSNDQTIELEKKFETQKYLSPPERKRLAKMLQLSERQVKTWFQNRRAKWRRLKQENPQGSKKEETEGVDSHCDKRQESCLTPEQKNKEVSLDGSQYTPSPVSQEDLESEISDDSDQEVDIEGDKGYYNSTH; this comes from the exons ATGCAGTACCAGCACCCGGCCGCTGCCCCGGCCGCCGCGGCCATGGGGGTGAGCGTGCCGCTCTACGCGCCCACCCCGCTGCTGCAGCCCGTGCACCCCACGCCCTTCTACATCGAGGACATCCTGGGCAGAGGGGCCGGCGCGCCCCCCgcgccgcaccccctgccctcgCCGGCGCCGCCGACTCTGCCGTCTCCCAACTCCTCCTTCACCAGCCTGGTGTCCACCTACAGGACCCCCATCTACGAGCCGACCCCGATCCACCCGGCCTTCTCCCACCATCCTGCCCTGGCTGCTACCTACGGCGGCAGCACCTACGCCGGCCCCCTGTATCCTTTCCCCCGGACCGTGAACGACTACACGCACGCTCTGATCCGACATGACCCCCTGG GGAAGCCCTTGCTCTGGAGTCCCTTCATCCAGCGGCCGCTGCACAAGAGGAAAGGGGGCCAGGTTCGCTTCTCCAATGACCAGACCATCGAGCTGGAGAAGAAGTTTGAGACCCAAAAGTATCTCTCGCCGCCGGAAAGAAAGCGACTGGCCAAGAtgctccagctcagcgagaggcag gTCAAAACTTGGTTTCAGAATCGCAGAGCTAAATGGAGGCGCCTAAAGCAG GAGAACCCTCAAGGCAGCaaaaaagaagaaactgaaggtgTGGACAGCCACTGTGATAAAAGGCAAGAGAGCTGTCTGACCCCTGAGCAGAAGAATAAAGAAGTCTCTCTGGATGGGTCTCAGTACACCCCCTCACCAGTCTCTCAGGAGGACCTTGAGTCAGAAATCTCAGATGATTCCGATCAAGAAGTGGACATTGAAGGTGATAAAGGCTATTATAATTCTACCCACTAA